The following coding sequences lie in one Acidobacteriota bacterium genomic window:
- the rsmH gene encoding 16S rRNA (cytosine(1402)-N(4))-methyltransferase RsmH — MAVHVPVMTAEVLAALEPSRGGLFVDCTVGLGGHSRALVEAGAGRVLGIDRDAHALEIATAALAEWHDRVELVHADYRELPRLLDERGIEAIDGAVADLGVSSMQLDEPGRGFSFQRDEPLDMRMDRSRGATAADLLMRASEAELADVIFKYGEERRARAVARAIVAARRAVPLRTTAQLAALVRRVVRRSGRIDPATRTFQAVRIWVNAELEGFEAFLRAVCGKLRVGGRFAVVTFHSLEDRPVKHTFRAIAFEQPTYRVITKRSVVPGSEETRQNPRARSARLRAIERIG; from the coding sequence ATGGCCGTACATGTGCCCGTGATGACCGCGGAGGTTCTGGCCGCGCTTGAACCATCGCGCGGCGGGCTGTTCGTGGATTGCACGGTTGGCCTCGGCGGGCACTCGCGGGCCCTGGTTGAGGCCGGGGCCGGGCGCGTGCTGGGCATCGACCGTGATGCACACGCGCTGGAGATCGCCACAGCGGCGCTGGCCGAGTGGCACGACCGGGTCGAGCTCGTGCACGCGGACTACCGGGAGCTGCCGCGGCTGCTCGATGAGCGGGGGATCGAGGCGATCGATGGCGCGGTCGCGGATCTCGGCGTGTCGTCCATGCAGTTGGACGAACCCGGGCGGGGATTCAGTTTTCAGCGCGACGAGCCGCTCGACATGCGCATGGATCGCAGCCGCGGGGCGACCGCGGCCGACCTGCTGATGCGGGCGAGTGAGGCCGAGCTGGCTGACGTGATCTTTAAATACGGCGAAGAACGGCGGGCCCGGGCCGTCGCCCGCGCGATTGTGGCCGCGCGCCGTGCGGTGCCCCTGCGGACCACCGCGCAACTGGCCGCGCTCGTGCGTCGCGTCGTCAGGCGCAGTGGACGAATCGACCCGGCCACCCGGACGTTTCAGGCCGTGCGGATCTGGGTGAACGCCGAGCTCGAAGGGTTCGAGGCCTTCCTGCGGGCCGTGTGCGGGAAGTTACGCGTCGGAGGGCGCTTTGCCGTGGTGACGTTTCATTCCCTGGAGGATCGACCCGTCAAGCACACGTTCCGGGCGATCGCCTTCGAGCAACCGACGTATCGGGTGATCACGAAGAGATCCGTGGTGCCCGGGAGTGAGGAAACCAGGCAGAACCCCCGCGCGCGCAGCGCGAGGCTTCGTGCCATCGAACGGATTGGGTGA
- a CDS encoding penicillin-binding protein: protein MSDPTDRAWQSTIRTRVLVAAAFFALWVVAIEARLVWLQVYRYDDFVARAAQQQKHLVDVPARRGDIVDRNGQTLALSVDAASICAVPKEVQDPDVALALICQAIGGCQPDEQGLYAKRLSQKRAFVYLRRRIPPDEAARVAALKLPGISLMTEQRRYYPNRELAAHVVGYVGVDGNGLGGIEAAYDSKISGQKGTVLVEVDGSHHVFTTRVKRPPTSGATVELTIDRVLQHIVERELHDAVVRHHAAGGTAIVMDPRTGEVLALANEPTYNPNAYNDSKVEDLRNRGVQELYEPGSTFKVVTASAAIEEQAFRTDELIDVSAGSIHIGSREIKDVHASGVLSFTDVIVKSSNVGAIKIGLRLGPERLGRYIRRFGFGTRICPDVEGETPGMVSNPGHWNDSTLASVSMGYEIGVTPLQMAAAVSSVANGGLLVQPRMVRALRWGVSRVEVTPLESRRAIATETSAELLAIMEQVVQRGTGTAAAVPGYTVAGKTGTAAKVVGGRYSKTDYHASFVGFVPSRQPAFTVVVVIDSPHQGGIYGGVVAAPVFKRIAEAALRHLGVPQTVNPVPPIVVTASAAEPVPTMMPTSSRVPGSRLDVVTGSPAVPDVRGLGAREAILRLARLGLVSRLTGDGVVIDQDPAPGTPLEPGTVCRLWLDRVIVPPPLSSPQ, encoded by the coding sequence ATGAGCGACCCGACAGATCGAGCCTGGCAGTCGACGATTCGCACCCGCGTGCTGGTGGCGGCGGCGTTCTTCGCGCTGTGGGTGGTCGCCATTGAGGCCCGCCTCGTGTGGCTGCAGGTCTACCGGTACGACGACTTCGTCGCGCGCGCCGCCCAGCAGCAGAAGCACCTCGTCGACGTACCCGCCCGCCGGGGCGACATTGTCGATCGCAATGGCCAGACCCTGGCGCTGAGTGTTGACGCCGCGTCGATTTGCGCGGTTCCGAAAGAGGTTCAGGATCCGGACGTCGCGCTCGCGCTCATCTGCCAGGCCATCGGCGGGTGCCAGCCAGACGAGCAGGGCCTGTACGCGAAACGGCTCAGTCAGAAGCGCGCGTTCGTCTACCTCCGTCGCCGGATTCCGCCAGATGAGGCGGCGCGTGTTGCCGCACTCAAACTGCCCGGCATCAGTCTGATGACCGAGCAGCGGCGCTACTACCCGAACCGTGAACTGGCCGCGCACGTCGTGGGCTATGTCGGCGTCGATGGCAACGGCCTCGGCGGCATCGAGGCGGCCTACGACTCGAAGATTAGCGGGCAGAAAGGCACAGTGCTGGTTGAAGTCGATGGCAGTCATCACGTCTTTACCACGCGCGTCAAGCGTCCGCCCACGTCCGGGGCCACCGTCGAGCTGACCATCGACCGGGTGTTGCAGCACATCGTGGAGCGCGAACTACACGACGCGGTGGTCCGCCATCACGCGGCTGGCGGCACCGCCATCGTCATGGACCCACGGACCGGCGAGGTCCTCGCGCTGGCCAACGAGCCGACGTACAACCCGAACGCCTACAACGACTCGAAGGTGGAGGACCTCCGCAACCGCGGTGTCCAGGAACTGTACGAGCCCGGCTCCACCTTCAAGGTCGTGACGGCCTCGGCGGCCATCGAAGAGCAGGCCTTCCGCACCGACGAGTTGATCGATGTCAGCGCCGGCAGCATTCACATCGGATCGCGGGAAATCAAGGACGTGCACGCGTCCGGCGTGCTCAGCTTCACCGACGTCATCGTCAAGTCGAGCAATGTGGGGGCGATCAAGATCGGGTTGCGTCTCGGGCCCGAGCGGCTCGGTCGGTACATCCGGCGATTTGGCTTCGGCACACGCATCTGCCCGGACGTGGAGGGAGAAACGCCCGGCATGGTGTCGAACCCCGGGCATTGGAATGACAGCACTCTCGCTTCTGTGTCGATGGGGTACGAGATTGGCGTGACGCCGCTGCAGATGGCCGCAGCCGTGTCGTCGGTCGCCAACGGGGGCCTCCTCGTGCAGCCACGGATGGTCCGCGCCCTGCGGTGGGGCGTGTCTCGTGTCGAGGTGACGCCGCTCGAATCGCGCCGCGCGATCGCGACAGAAACCTCTGCCGAACTGCTCGCGATCATGGAACAGGTGGTGCAGCGCGGCACCGGGACCGCGGCCGCCGTTCCGGGGTACACGGTTGCCGGCAAGACCGGCACGGCCGCTAAGGTCGTGGGGGGACGGTATTCCAAGACCGACTACCACGCGTCGTTTGTCGGATTCGTGCCGTCGCGGCAGCCCGCCTTCACCGTGGTCGTCGTCATCGATTCACCGCACCAGGGCGGGATCTACGGAGGCGTGGTCGCCGCACCGGTGTTCAAGCGGATCGCCGAGGCCGCGCTGCGGCATCTCGGTGTACCGCAGACGGTCAATCCCGTGCCGCCCATCGTGGTCACCGCGTCGGCCGCCGAGCCGGTGCCGACGATGATGCCGACCTCGAGCCGCGTGCCCGGGTCGCGCCTCGATGTGGTCACGGGATCGCCGGCCGTGCCCGACGTGCGAGGACTGGGTGCTCGCGAAGCCATCCTGCGGCTTGCGCGTCTCGGACTGGTTTCGCGACTGACCGGCGATGGCGTGGT
- a CDS encoding cell division protein FtsL, translating into MAEITKTANSVGFVVQKDILNHPVREVDRARYREMWLTVLAVAILVVAVLVTLWQQAEVRQLGYDVERLQKAQAAEAAANYHLRVELEALRSLKRIEQLASQLNLVAPANGDAIVIERVMPSPAPAKGLVARR; encoded by the coding sequence ATGGCCGAGATCACGAAGACCGCAAACTCGGTGGGGTTCGTCGTCCAGAAGGACATCCTCAACCACCCGGTGCGCGAAGTCGACCGGGCGCGGTATCGCGAGATGTGGCTGACCGTGCTGGCGGTGGCCATCCTGGTGGTGGCCGTCCTGGTGACCCTGTGGCAGCAGGCCGAGGTCCGGCAGCTCGGCTACGACGTCGAGAGACTGCAGAAGGCCCAGGCGGCGGAGGCGGCGGCGAACTACCACCTGCGCGTCGAGCTCGAGGCGCTGCGATCGTTGAAGCGGATTGAGCAGCTGGCGTCGCAGTTGAACCTGGTGGCCCCGGCCAACGGGGACGCCATCGTCATTGAGCGCGTCATGCCGTCGCCGGCACCCGCAAAGGGACTGGTGGCGCGCCGGTAG